Proteins co-encoded in one Pseudomonadota bacterium genomic window:
- a CDS encoding LysR family transcriptional regulator, protein MSRMLRNWDDLRIFLAVARERSLSDAAAALEVSQPTVSRRLKELERRLSATLINRSAEGYTLTPAGEQILSLVEELDRGVNAVERQVAGTDTRISGKVKVAATTGLARLWLASRLRALMDEEPDLDIDLCVGIDHSDLLRREADVALRFGDPGSDQLVGRRLGQVYCGLYASPDYLAEHGEPKTPDDLTGHVVIESARVIDELVQVRALRRLARGARARMTSDNVEVQLAAAEAGHGIVPLLTYMRHGAPTLKRILRPHFDIPLDLWLLTHRDLRENARVRRVLDFVYGQWQEDRDWLMDS, encoded by the coding sequence ATGAGTCGCATGCTGCGCAACTGGGACGACCTACGCATATTCCTCGCCGTCGCCCGCGAGCGCTCCCTGAGTGACGCGGCCGCTGCCCTCGAGGTCAGCCAACCCACGGTGAGCCGACGCCTGAAAGAGCTGGAGCGTCGCCTCAGCGCCACCCTCATCAACCGCAGCGCCGAGGGCTATACCCTCACCCCCGCCGGGGAGCAGATCCTGTCCCTGGTGGAGGAACTCGACCGCGGGGTGAACGCCGTCGAACGCCAGGTGGCCGGCACGGACACGCGGATCAGTGGCAAGGTGAAGGTGGCCGCCACCACGGGCCTTGCCCGCCTCTGGCTCGCCTCCCGCTTGCGTGCGCTGATGGACGAGGAGCCGGATCTTGACATCGACCTGTGCGTCGGCATCGATCACTCGGATCTCCTGCGTCGCGAAGCCGACGTGGCCCTGCGCTTCGGCGATCCGGGCTCCGATCAGCTGGTGGGCCGGCGCCTGGGCCAGGTGTACTGCGGCCTCTACGCCAGCCCCGACTACCTGGCCGAGCACGGCGAGCCGAAGACCCCGGACGACCTTACCGGCCACGTGGTGATCGAGTCAGCTCGCGTGATTGATGAGTTGGTCCAGGTGCGTGCTCTACGGCGCCTGGCGCGCGGCGCGCGCGCGCGCATGACCAGCGACAACGTGGAGGTGCAGCTGGCCGCCGCCGAGGCAGGACACGGCATCGTTCCCCTGCTTACCTACATGCGCCACGGCGCGCCGACGCTGAAGCGCATCCTGCGCCCTCACTTCGATATTCCCCTGGATCTTTGGCTCCTCACCCATCGCGATCTTCGCGAGAACGCACGCGTACGCCGCGTCTTGGATTTCGTGTACGGGCAGTGGCAGGAGGATCGCGACTGGCTGATGGATTCGTAA
- a CDS encoding DUF393 domain-containing protein: MSDSTPENGQPDAPPAVTVWFDSDCPLCVREIALMRRLDRRGRIAFVDAVSDAEGCPLDPQTLLARFHAQERGGELVSGAAAFAAMWRAIPVLRPIGELARLAPVLWALERLYRGFLRVRPRLQALVRRRVEGAGPVP, encoded by the coding sequence ATGAGCGATTCAACCCCTGAGAACGGGCAGCCTGACGCGCCCCCAGCGGTCACCGTCTGGTTCGACAGTGACTGCCCCTTATGCGTACGCGAGATCGCCCTGATGCGGCGCCTGGACCGCCGCGGGCGGATCGCCTTCGTCGATGCGGTGAGTGATGCCGAGGGCTGCCCCCTCGATCCGCAGACGCTTCTCGCCCGATTCCACGCCCAGGAGCGCGGCGGCGAACTGGTGAGCGGTGCCGCTGCGTTCGCGGCCATGTGGCGAGCGATTCCGGTTCTGCGTCCCATCGGGGAACTGGCGCGCCTGGCCCCGGTGCTCTGGGCCTTAGAACGGTTGTACAGGGGCTTTCTGCGCGTGAGGCCGCGCCTTCAGGCACTGGTGCGGCGGCGGGTGGAGGGGGCCGGTCCGGTGCCGTAA
- the csrA gene encoding carbon storage regulator CsrA — MLILTRKSGESVVIGDDITVTVLSVKGNSVRIGVAAPKEVAVHREEIYDRIKAEEAVGDSRVAV, encoded by the coding sequence ATGCTGATTCTGACGAGAAAGAGCGGAGAGAGCGTGGTGATCGGTGACGACATCACGGTGACGGTCCTGAGTGTGAAGGGCAACTCCGTACGCATCGGCGTGGCGGCACCGAAAGAGGTGGCTGTGCATCGCGAAGAGATCTACGATCGGATCAAGGCGGAAGAAGCCGTCGGCGATTCGCGAGTCGCCGTCTAG
- a CDS encoding aspartate kinase, which produces MSEPSSARSGRRIVQKFGGTSLGSLELIRAAAQRVAAAHQAGDQVAVVCSAMGGETDRLLGMARAMAADAERAEVDVLLASGEQVSIALMAIALRELGLQARSWLGFQVPVITEATAGKARIRQIETAGLIEDLQGGVIPVVAGFQGVDEHGRITTLGRGGSDTSAVALAVALEADECQILSDVDGVYTTDPRAVDDAQLIRRLSFEEMLELAGQGSKVLQTRSVEFASKHGMAVRVMHSTGADPGTLIADEEEGALEAPLVSGIAFSRDEAEITVTRVPNLPGTAYKILSPVSEANIEVDMIVMASHPDGGVDVTFTVHRNEFVQAIKCVESALVELPGSEVRGNSNVVKIAAVGIGMRSHAGIASRMFEALAAERINVRMVSTSEIKMAVLVDEEYLELGVKALHQAFRLHEPPATDQAR; this is translated from the coding sequence ATGAGCGAACCTTCGTCAGCGCGCAGCGGCCGTCGCATCGTGCAGAAGTTCGGCGGCACGTCGCTCGGGTCCTTGGAGCTGATTCGGGCAGCGGCGCAGCGGGTGGCGGCGGCACACCAGGCGGGGGATCAGGTCGCCGTCGTGTGCTCGGCCATGGGCGGGGAGACCGATCGCCTGCTGGGGATGGCGCGTGCCATGGCTGCAGATGCGGAGCGTGCCGAGGTGGACGTGCTGCTCGCGTCCGGTGAGCAGGTGTCCATCGCCCTGATGGCGATCGCCTTGCGAGAGCTCGGGTTGCAGGCGCGCTCGTGGCTGGGGTTTCAGGTGCCCGTGATTACCGAGGCGACGGCCGGCAAGGCGCGCATCCGTCAGATCGAGACCGCGGGGTTGATCGAGGATCTGCAAGGCGGGGTGATTCCCGTCGTGGCGGGGTTCCAAGGCGTCGACGAGCACGGCCGGATCACCACCCTTGGTCGTGGTGGGTCGGATACCTCCGCCGTGGCCCTCGCCGTCGCCCTGGAGGCGGACGAGTGTCAGATCTTGTCCGACGTGGATGGCGTGTACACCACCGATCCGCGGGCCGTGGACGATGCTCAACTAATTCGCCGCCTTAGCTTCGAGGAGATGCTCGAACTGGCCGGGCAGGGCTCCAAGGTGCTGCAAACGCGGTCCGTAGAGTTCGCCAGCAAGCACGGCATGGCCGTGCGCGTGATGCACAGCACGGGGGCCGATCCTGGCACCCTGATCGCGGATGAAGAAGAGGGCGCGCTGGAAGCGCCTCTGGTCAGCGGGATCGCGTTTTCCCGCGATGAAGCCGAGATAACTGTGACGCGGGTCCCGAATCTTCCCGGAACTGCCTACAAAATACTCTCACCAGTGTCCGAAGCGAACATCGAAGTGGACATGATCGTGATGGCCTCCCACCCCGACGGGGGAGTGGACGTGACCTTCACGGTGCACCGCAACGAGTTCGTCCAGGCGATCAAGTGCGTCGAGAGCGCACTGGTCGAACTGCCAGGATCGGAAGTGCGTGGCAACAGCAACGTCGTGAAGATCGCAGCCGTCGGAATCGGCATGCGATCACATGCCGGGATTGCGTCGCGCATGTTCGAGGCCCTCGCCGCGGAGCGCATCAACGTGCGCATGGTGAGCACCTCGGAGATCAAGATGGCCGTGCTGGTGGACGAGGAGTATCTCGAACTCGGCGTTAAGGCCCTCCACCAGGCCTTCCGACTTCACGAGCCCCCGGCCACCGACCAGGCACGCTAG
- the alaS gene encoding alanine--tRNA ligase: MKSAELRRRFLDYFARNDHQVVASSSLIPANDPTLLFTNAGMVQFKDVFLGEDKRSYRRATTSQRCVRAGGKHNDLENVGYTARHHTFFEMLGNFSFGDYFKREAIEFAWAMVTEEFGLPADRLWVTVYHDDDEAADIWTKHIGVPADRLSRLGEKDNFWSMGDTGPCGPCSEIFYDHGAKIPGGPPGSKDDDLDRYIEIWNLVFMQFDRDATGTMTPLPKPSVDTGMGLERMAAVLQGVHNNYEIDMFRALVEAAANATNTQDLQASSLRVIADHIRACSFLITDGVLPSNEGRGYVLRRIIRRACRHGYKLGRQEPFFNTLVAPLDVQMGEAFPELREASGHVQKVLRQEEERFAETLSHGMKIFEEGISGVSGKVVPGELAFRLYDTYGFPPDLTADIARERGLTVDTKGFDAAMQAQREQAKKASRFGAGASTRAIDEQTRFTGYEHLAGTAKVTRLLQGEDEVDALAAGVEGVVVLEETPFYAESGGQVGDKGQLVAEDGSVLFTVSDTRKFGKAHGHLGTVSDGVTLRVGDTLQATVDGKLREATVRNHSATHLLHAALRQVLGSHVQQKGSLVAPDRLRFDFSHYEAVSAEQLREIEVLVNEQIRLNVGAQISEMPYDDAIAAGALAFFDDKYDENVRVLRLGDFSTELCGGTHVDRAGDIGAFKILSESGIASGVRRVEAATGAGAVKWMQDADATLAQTADLLRTGREDVGEKVGQLLERNRSLEKELERLKAKLAGSAGDALTEQAQDVEGLKVLAARLEGADVKTLRDTVDQLKNKLGDAAVVLASVDGDKVRLIAGVSKSQTKRLKAGDLVNQVAAQVGGKGGGRPDMAQAGGDQPEKLNDALASVSDWVRAQLTSAGG, translated from the coding sequence AACGCTGTTGTTCACCAACGCGGGCATGGTGCAGTTCAAGGACGTGTTCCTGGGCGAGGACAAGCGCTCCTACCGCCGGGCGACCACCTCCCAGCGCTGCGTGCGCGCGGGCGGCAAGCACAATGACCTGGAGAACGTGGGCTACACGGCTCGCCATCACACGTTCTTCGAGATGCTCGGCAACTTCAGCTTCGGCGACTACTTCAAGCGCGAAGCGATCGAGTTCGCTTGGGCGATGGTGACCGAGGAGTTCGGCCTGCCAGCCGATCGCCTGTGGGTGACGGTCTATCACGACGATGACGAAGCCGCCGACATCTGGACCAAGCACATCGGCGTGCCGGCCGATCGCCTCTCCCGCCTCGGCGAGAAAGATAACTTCTGGTCCATGGGCGACACGGGCCCCTGCGGCCCCTGCAGCGAGATCTTCTACGATCACGGCGCGAAGATCCCCGGCGGCCCGCCGGGCAGCAAGGACGACGATCTCGACCGCTACATCGAGATCTGGAACCTCGTGTTCATGCAGTTCGATCGCGACGCCACCGGCACCATGACGCCCCTGCCCAAGCCCTCTGTGGACACGGGCATGGGCCTCGAGCGCATGGCGGCCGTGCTTCAGGGCGTGCACAACAACTACGAGATCGACATGTTTCGGGCCCTGGTGGAGGCGGCGGCCAACGCCACCAATACGCAGGACCTGCAGGCGAGTTCCCTGCGCGTGATCGCCGATCACATCCGGGCCTGCTCGTTCCTGATCACGGATGGTGTGCTGCCCTCGAACGAAGGCCGCGGCTACGTGTTGCGCCGGATCATCCGTCGCGCCTGCCGCCATGGCTACAAGCTCGGCCGCCAGGAGCCGTTCTTCAACACCCTCGTGGCGCCCCTCGATGTGCAGATGGGCGAGGCGTTCCCGGAGCTGCGCGAGGCGAGCGGCCACGTGCAGAAGGTGCTGCGCCAGGAGGAGGAGCGTTTCGCCGAGACCCTCTCCCACGGCATGAAGATCTTCGAAGAAGGCATTTCGGGGGTCAGCGGCAAGGTGGTGCCTGGCGAGCTCGCCTTCCGCCTCTACGACACCTACGGCTTCCCGCCGGATCTCACCGCCGACATCGCTCGCGAGCGTGGCCTCACCGTCGACACGAAGGGCTTCGATGCGGCCATGCAGGCGCAGCGCGAGCAGGCTAAGAAGGCCAGTCGTTTCGGCGCTGGGGCGTCGACGCGAGCCATCGATGAGCAGACCCGCTTCACGGGCTACGAGCATCTCGCCGGCACGGCCAAAGTCACGCGCTTGCTGCAGGGAGAGGACGAGGTGGACGCCCTCGCCGCCGGCGTCGAGGGCGTGGTGGTGTTGGAGGAGACGCCGTTCTACGCCGAGTCCGGCGGTCAGGTAGGGGACAAGGGGCAGCTCGTCGCCGAGGATGGCAGCGTGCTCTTCACCGTGAGCGACACGCGCAAGTTCGGTAAGGCCCATGGCCACCTCGGCACGGTCAGCGACGGCGTGACCCTGCGCGTCGGCGACACGCTGCAGGCGACGGTCGACGGCAAGCTGCGCGAAGCTACGGTGCGCAACCACAGCGCGACGCACCTGCTCCACGCCGCCCTGCGCCAGGTGCTGGGTTCGCACGTGCAACAGAAGGGCTCCCTGGTGGCGCCCGATCGCCTGCGCTTCGACTTCTCCCACTACGAGGCAGTGAGCGCTGAGCAGCTGCGCGAGATCGAAGTGCTGGTGAACGAGCAGATCCGCCTCAACGTGGGGGCCCAGATCAGCGAGATGCCCTACGACGATGCGATCGCCGCGGGCGCCCTTGCCTTCTTCGACGACAAGTACGATGAGAACGTCCGTGTGCTACGCCTCGGAGACTTCTCCACCGAGCTGTGCGGCGGTACCCACGTCGATCGTGCCGGCGACATCGGGGCCTTTAAGATCCTGTCCGAGTCGGGGATCGCCTCCGGCGTGCGTCGTGTCGAGGCCGCCACCGGCGCGGGGGCCGTGAAGTGGATGCAGGACGCGGACGCTACCCTCGCCCAGACGGCAGACCTGCTGCGCACGGGGCGCGAAGACGTGGGCGAGAAGGTGGGGCAACTCCTCGAGCGCAACCGCAGCCTCGAGAAGGAGCTGGAGCGCCTGAAGGCGAAGCTCGCGGGCTCCGCGGGGGATGCGCTTACCGAGCAGGCCCAGGACGTGGAGGGCCTGAAGGTGCTGGCGGCTCGCCTGGAGGGTGCCGACGTCAAGACCCTGCGCGACACCGTGGATCAGCTAAAGAACAAGCTAGGCGATGCGGCGGTGGTGCTGGCCAGCGTCGACGGCGACAAGGTGCGCTTGATCGCGGGCGTCTCCAAGTCTCAGACCAAGCGTCTCAAGGCCGGTGATCTGGTCAACCAGGTGGCGGCCCAGGTGGGCGGCAAGGGCGGCGGTCGACCCGACATGGCGCAGGCCGGTGGCGATCAGCCGGAGAAGCTGAACGACGCGCTGGCGAGCGTCAGCGATTGGGTGCGCGCTCAGCTCACTTCGGCGGGCGGTTAG